A single genomic interval of Hevea brasiliensis isolate MT/VB/25A 57/8 chromosome 4, ASM3005281v1, whole genome shotgun sequence harbors:
- the LOC110633348 gene encoding protein FLX-like 1 isoform X2 — MSGRNRGPPLPMKGLPHAGLPPAIHEAHFGRGLGPMPPHPHPALLEEMRETQFGIDPRRLPPHPAIMEERLAVQHQDIQGLLADNQRLAATHVALKQELEAAQHELQRMAHFADSLHVEKDVQMRELHEKSLRMETDLRELEAMRSELHHVRADIKELSDVRQELTGRIQAMTQDLARYNADLQQLPALKAEIESMKQELQRARAAIEYEKKGYAENYEHGQVMEKKLIAMARELEKLRAEIANAEKRARATAAVGNPAYTANYGNPEAGYAGNPYPVGYGMNPVLMSLKWHKLESEANH, encoded by the exons ATGTCTGGGAGAAATCGCGGCCCCCCTCTTCCAATGAAAGGCTTACCTCACGCTGGCCTACCACCTGCCATCCATGAAGCACATTTTGGCAGAGGGCTTGGACCAATGCCCCCCCATCCCCATCCAGCCCTACTGGAGGAAATGAGAGAAACCCAATTTGGGATAGATCCCAGGCGGCTTCCCCCCCATCCTGCAATAATGGAGGAGCGTCTTGCTGTGCAACACCAAGACATTCAAGGTTTATTGGCTGATAACCAGCGACTAGCTGCAACCCATGTTGCACTTAAGCAGGAATTGGAAGCTGCCCAGCATGAGTTGCAACGGATGGCACATTTTGCAGATTCATTGCATGTGGAGAAGGATGTGCAGATGAGGGAATTGCATGAGAAGTCTCTAAGGATGGAGACAGATCTTCGTGAGTTGGAGGCTATGCGCAGTGAGCTTCATCATGTCCGTGCTGATATTAAGGAACTTAGTGATGTGAGGCAGGAACTTACTGGTCGTATACAGGCAATGACTCAAGATTTAGCTAGATATAATGCAGATTTGCAACAATTACCAGCTTTGAAGGCTGAAATTGAGAGCATGAAGCAGGAATTGCAACGTGCACG AGCTGCTATTGAGTATGAGAAGAAAGGATATGCAGAAAATTATGAGCATGGCCAGGTGATGGAGAAGAAATTGATTGCAATGGCTCGGGAGTTGGAAAAGCTTCGTGCAGAGATTGCTAATGCAGAGAAGAGAGCTCGTGCTACTGCAGCTGTAGGTAATCCAG CTTATACTGCAAACTATGGCAATCCTGAAGCTGGATATGCTGGTAATCCTTATCCTGTTGGCTATGGCATGAATCCT GTTCTGATGTCTCTAAAGTGGCACAAGCTAGAATCTGAAGCAAATCACTAG
- the LOC110633348 gene encoding protein FLX-like 1 isoform X1, with translation MSGRNRGPPLPMKGLPHAGLPPAIHEAHFGRGLGPMPPHPHPALLEEMRETQFGIDPRRLPPHPAIMEERLAVQHQDIQGLLADNQRLAATHVALKQELEAAQHELQRMAHFADSLHVEKDVQMRELHEKSLRMETDLRELEAMRSELHHVRADIKELSDVRQELTGRIQAMTQDLARYNADLQQLPALKAEIESMKQELQRARAAIEYEKKGYAENYEHGQVMEKKLIAMARELEKLRAEIANAEKRARATAAVGNPAYTANYGNPEAGYAGNPYPVGYGMNPVQATPENYPQYGVGPGSWGAYDMQRTQGHR, from the exons ATGTCTGGGAGAAATCGCGGCCCCCCTCTTCCAATGAAAGGCTTACCTCACGCTGGCCTACCACCTGCCATCCATGAAGCACATTTTGGCAGAGGGCTTGGACCAATGCCCCCCCATCCCCATCCAGCCCTACTGGAGGAAATGAGAGAAACCCAATTTGGGATAGATCCCAGGCGGCTTCCCCCCCATCCTGCAATAATGGAGGAGCGTCTTGCTGTGCAACACCAAGACATTCAAGGTTTATTGGCTGATAACCAGCGACTAGCTGCAACCCATGTTGCACTTAAGCAGGAATTGGAAGCTGCCCAGCATGAGTTGCAACGGATGGCACATTTTGCAGATTCATTGCATGTGGAGAAGGATGTGCAGATGAGGGAATTGCATGAGAAGTCTCTAAGGATGGAGACAGATCTTCGTGAGTTGGAGGCTATGCGCAGTGAGCTTCATCATGTCCGTGCTGATATTAAGGAACTTAGTGATGTGAGGCAGGAACTTACTGGTCGTATACAGGCAATGACTCAAGATTTAGCTAGATATAATGCAGATTTGCAACAATTACCAGCTTTGAAGGCTGAAATTGAGAGCATGAAGCAGGAATTGCAACGTGCACG AGCTGCTATTGAGTATGAGAAGAAAGGATATGCAGAAAATTATGAGCATGGCCAGGTGATGGAGAAGAAATTGATTGCAATGGCTCGGGAGTTGGAAAAGCTTCGTGCAGAGATTGCTAATGCAGAGAAGAGAGCTCGTGCTACTGCAGCTGTAGGTAATCCAG CTTATACTGCAAACTATGGCAATCCTGAAGCTGGATATGCTGGTAATCCTTATCCTGTTGGCTATGGCATGAATCCT GTGCAAGCCACTCCTGAAAATTATCCCCAATATGGAGTTGGACCTGGTTCCTGGGGTGCATACGATATGCAGCGAACTCAAGGACACAGATAG
- the LOC110633362 gene encoding uncharacterized protein LOC110633362, producing the protein MISVSSPSLDLQNLHLGFSSNKTLRSLRRRTGTCIPTQERSTLQSKKRQRRSSGIGKTTSVTKDESLISKSHMSQQHGLPPLVSALKASAAQNAASFHFPGHNRGHAAPSSLTKLIGLKPFIYDLPELPELDNLFSPEGPILEAQKLAAKLFGSHETWFLVGGTTCGIQAAIMATCSPGEHIILPRNSHISAISAMVLSGAIPKYIMPEYNCNWDIAGGITPSQVNKAIKELEMEGQKPAAVFVISPTYHGICSNLTEISQLCHSYGIPVIVDEAHGAHLGFHPQMPHSALKQGADLVVQSTHKVLCSFTQSSMLHMSGNVVDREKICRSLQTLQSTSPSYLLLASLDAARAQLSENPETIFNKAMKLATEAKILIKKIPGITLLELPSFTEFPTIDPLRLTIGSWQLGLSGYEADDILYGNHGIVPELVGSQSITFAFNLGTCKEHVQRLVSGLQELSACSLQIETTETKVKDRGHAPFTDTSMSLNPRDAFFANKRKVGIRESLGKVCGELICPYPPGIPVMIPGEIITERALDYLLGVRRKGVVVTGASDPLLSSIVICDV; encoded by the exons ATGATTTCTGTCTCTTCGCCCTCTCTGGACCTtcag AATCTTCACTTGGGTTTTTCCAGCAACAAGACTTTGAGGTCCTTGAGAAGAAGAACAGGGACTTGCATTCCTACTCAG GAAAGGAGCACTTTGCAATCAAAAAAGAGACAACGGAGAAGTAGTGGAATAGGAAAAACCACATCAGTCACGAAAGATGAATCTCTCATTTCCAAATCTCATATGAGTCAGCAGCATGGGCTCCCTCCATTGGTTAGTGCATTGAAAGCTTCAGCTGCACAAAATGCGGCCAGTTTTCACTTCCCTGGCCATAATAGAGGGCATGCTGCACCATCTTCATTAACAAAGCTCATCGGATTAAAaccatttatttatgatttgcctGAGCTTCCGGAGCTCGACAACCTTTTTTCACCTGAGGGGCCCATTTTAGAGGCACAAAAGCTAGCTGCTAAATTGTTTGGATCACATGAAACATGGTTCCTCGTTGGAGGTACGACATGTGGGATTCAGGCAGCAATAATGGCAACTTGCTCCCCTGGAGAACATATAATTCTTCCTCGCAATTCCCATATATCGGCCATATCCGCAATGGTATTATCTGGAGCAATACCTAAGTACATCATGCCAGAGTATAATTGTAATTGGGACATTGCTGGTGGGATCACTCCATCACAG gtGAACAAAGCTATTAAGGAATTGGAGATGGAAGGTCAGAAACCAGCTGCTGTTTTTGTCATCTCCCCTACTTACCATGGCATATGCAGCAACTTGACTGAGATTTCACAGCTTTGTCATTCTTATGGAATTCCTGTGATTGTTGATGAGGCTCATGGAGCACACTTGGGATTTCATCCCCAAATGCCTCATTCAGCATTGAAGCAGGGCGCTGATCTGGTGGTACAATCCACTCACAAAGTTCTATGCTCTTTCACACAGTCATCAATGTTACACATGTCAGGAAATGTTGTGGATAGGGAGAAAATTTGTAGGTCCCTTCAAACCCTTCAAAGCACAAGCCCCAGTTATCTACTTTTAGCATCATTAGATGCTGCTAGAGCTCAACTTAGTGAAAACCCAGAAACAATTTTCAACAAAGCAATGAAGTTGGCTACTGAAGCAAAAATTCTCATTAAAAAGATCCCAGGTATTACTTTGCTTGAGCTACCAAGCTTCACTGAATTTCCCACCATTGATCCTCTGCGCCTCACCATTGGTTCTTGGCAGCTTGGTTTATCTGGTTACGAAGCAGATGATATTTTGTATGGGAATCATGGAATTGTACCTGAGCTTGTTGGAAGCCAATCTATTACATTTGCATTTAATCTTGGAACTTGTAAAGAGCATGTTCAAAGGCTAGTGTCAGGATTACAGGAGCTATCAGCATGTTCCTTACAAATTGAAACAACAGAAACAAAGGTGAAGGATAGAGGCCATGCACCCTTTACTGATACTAGCATGAGCTTGAATCCAAGAGATGCCTTTTTTGCGAATAAAAGGAAAGTGGGTATTAGAGAGAGCCTTGGGAAGGTCTGCGGTGAGCTTATATGTCCATACCCGCCAGGGATTCCTGTAATGATTCCTGGTGAGATTATTACAGAGAGGGCTTTGGATTATTTGCTGGGTGTTAGAAGGAAGGGTGTTGTTGTTACTGGGGCTTCTGATCCTCTACTCTCTTCCATAGTCATCTGtgatgtgtaa